From Streptomyces sp. NBC_00690, a single genomic window includes:
- a CDS encoding endonuclease/exonuclease/phosphatase family protein, translating into MSAPADVGRPAPEPGPLSAPAIAPLTAHPAAPSRRTRVATTLLFALAALWALNTVLRTVFSGRWWLWNGIDLAPPLAYLALPLILLIPAALLRRRRRPTLLLLVLALVLGAGQAGIHPGALLRDRPPVPTDALRVVSWNTFFWHQDSDPERFYTYLRGYEADVYLLQEYQNARGDRPVPINDLARIKAAFPGYRIATEGGFITLSRHPVTLTRALRPAGLPAPDTDWPDYWDVRALRTDVRIGGRTLSLYNTHLPDLLNVDRNPLTPAYYHAVGEHAHRRLLHLRELRADLDANTHPVVLGGDLNVLPGSEDLRWFRGLRDTAESGTDPYPATFPAGPAALWRLDWTFASPGIDIHRQSLDDPPAGLSTHRLIQLRLSLPPPSAQADNGRPAPEDPKAQP; encoded by the coding sequence GTGAGTGCACCAGCCGATGTCGGCAGACCGGCGCCCGAACCCGGCCCGTTGTCCGCACCGGCCATCGCACCGCTCACCGCACACCCCGCCGCCCCGTCACGCCGGACCCGGGTCGCCACCACCCTCCTGTTCGCACTCGCCGCACTCTGGGCGCTGAACACCGTGCTGCGTACCGTGTTCAGCGGTCGGTGGTGGCTCTGGAACGGCATCGACCTCGCACCGCCGCTCGCCTACCTCGCCCTACCCCTCATCCTCCTGATACCCGCCGCCCTGCTCCGCAGGCGCCGCCGCCCTACCCTGCTGCTGCTCGTCCTCGCCTTGGTACTGGGCGCCGGACAGGCAGGCATCCACCCCGGCGCCCTCCTGCGCGACCGACCCCCGGTGCCCACCGACGCGCTGCGCGTGGTCAGTTGGAACACCTTCTTCTGGCACCAGGACAGCGACCCCGAACGCTTCTACACCTACCTCCGCGGATACGAAGCCGACGTCTACCTGCTCCAGGAGTACCAGAACGCGCGCGGCGACCGTCCCGTCCCGATCAACGACCTCGCCCGGATCAAGGCCGCCTTCCCCGGCTACCGGATCGCGACCGAGGGAGGGTTCATCACCCTCTCCCGCCATCCCGTCACACTGACCCGTGCGCTGCGCCCGGCCGGGCTGCCCGCCCCCGACACCGACTGGCCCGACTACTGGGACGTCCGAGCGCTGCGCACCGATGTCCGCATCGGCGGACGCACCCTGTCCCTCTACAACACCCATCTGCCCGACCTGCTCAACGTCGACCGCAACCCGCTGACCCCTGCCTACTACCACGCGGTCGGCGAGCACGCCCATCGCCGCCTGCTCCACCTGCGCGAACTCCGTGCTGATCTGGATGCCAACACTCACCCGGTGGTGCTCGGCGGCGATCTCAACGTGCTGCCGGGCAGCGAAGACCTGCGCTGGTTCCGGGGCCTGCGTGACACCGCCGAATCCGGCACCGACCCCTACCCGGCGACCTTCCCCGCCGGTCCCGCCGCCCTGTGGCGGCTCGACTGGACCTTCGCCTCCCCGGGCATCGATATCCACCGCCAATCGCTGGACGACCCGCCAGCGGGGCTCTCCACCCACCGTCTGATCCAGCTCCGACTCTCCCTGCCGCCACCGTCCGCCCAGGCGGACAACGGCCGCCCGGCACCGGAAGACCCGAAGGCCCAGCCATGA
- a CDS encoding sensor histidine kinase has protein sequence MTTNALWAEPRATDAPERVARDWVLVGVLMVTALLEGVLRDDVAWRPFATIVAVGLAPVLLWRRTHPLVCVVVGFGTGMALGLASLLGGIPGVGLNTMIYLLVLVYALVRWGSGREIVIGLAVVAVAAVFSSATDYTGPAELFGGFAVLAAAAAGGAAFRYRAESWRRALDQIRSQERIGLARELHDMVAHHISAIAVQAQAGRAMAGQRPEAALDALAVIEGEASRTLAEMRAMVRVLRAGAPAEYAPQPGVADLVSLARRDPVPVVDVELPDDLGELPLQVDTAVYRLAQEALTNALRHARNASRVEIRVVEGAGRLRLRVTDDGQIDPARSVNHGFGLLGMTERVQLLGGTLRAGPAPEGGWTVDAELPTKVRR, from the coding sequence GTGACTACCAACGCACTGTGGGCCGAGCCCCGCGCCACGGACGCTCCCGAACGGGTGGCGCGCGACTGGGTGCTGGTCGGGGTGCTGATGGTGACGGCGCTGCTTGAGGGAGTCCTCCGGGACGACGTCGCCTGGCGGCCGTTCGCGACGATCGTGGCGGTCGGACTTGCGCCGGTGCTGCTGTGGCGGCGTACCCACCCGTTGGTCTGCGTTGTGGTGGGCTTCGGCACCGGCATGGCGTTGGGACTGGCGAGCCTGCTGGGCGGGATCCCGGGCGTGGGCCTGAACACGATGATCTACCTCCTGGTGCTCGTCTACGCGCTGGTCCGCTGGGGCTCAGGGCGCGAGATCGTGATCGGGCTGGCGGTGGTCGCGGTCGCTGCGGTGTTCAGCAGTGCGACCGACTACACCGGGCCGGCCGAGCTCTTCGGCGGGTTCGCCGTCTTGGCGGCGGCGGCAGCAGGCGGAGCGGCGTTCCGCTACCGCGCCGAGAGTTGGCGCCGGGCGTTGGACCAGATCCGCAGCCAGGAGCGGATCGGCCTCGCGCGCGAGCTGCACGACATGGTCGCCCACCACATCTCGGCGATCGCTGTGCAGGCGCAGGCGGGCCGGGCGATGGCCGGGCAGCGACCTGAAGCGGCGCTCGATGCGCTGGCGGTCATCGAAGGGGAAGCGTCGCGGACGCTCGCGGAGATGCGGGCGATGGTCCGGGTGCTGCGCGCCGGCGCGCCGGCGGAGTACGCCCCCCAGCCCGGCGTTGCCGACCTGGTGTCCCTCGCTCGCCGCGACCCGGTCCCGGTCGTCGATGTAGAGTTGCCAGATGACCTGGGCGAGCTTCCGCTCCAGGTCGACACGGCGGTCTACCGGCTGGCGCAAGAGGCGCTGACCAACGCCCTGCGGCACGCCCGCAACGCCTCGCGTGTGGAGATCCGGGTCGTAGAGGGCGCGGGAAGGTTGCGACTACGCGTGACCGACGACGGACAGATCGACCCGGCACGGTCGGTGAACCACGGCTTCGGGCTGCTGGGGATGACCGAACGCGTGCAACTGCTCGGCGGCACACTGCGGGCCGGGCCTGCGCCTGAAGGCGGGTGGACGGTCGACGCCGAACTGCCGACGAAGGTGCGCCGATGA
- a CDS encoding aldo/keto reductase translates to MRHRFLGSTGLAVSELCLGTMTFGRESAEPESHAILDRFTEAGGNFIDTADIYSAGASEEILGRWLKQRRRDDLVIATKVRYGTGDSPNDRGLGRNHLIAGVEASLRRLGTDHIDLYQVHAWDPATPLEETLSTLDTLVKSGKVRYLGASNFTGWQLQKALDLSRQHGWERFVALQPLYNLLDRSTEWELIEVARHEGLGVIPWSPLRGGWLSGSIRRGATAPPVGSRVETAERLGWGESWSAYQDERTWRVLDALFDVSDRVGLTPAQVAVAWLGGRPTVTAPIVGARTLDQLDNLLGAAGVDLDPADAALLTEAGDQTLPYPYSVIATNPAER, encoded by the coding sequence ATGCGTCACCGCTTCCTGGGATCGACCGGCCTGGCGGTCAGCGAACTCTGCCTGGGCACCATGACGTTCGGGCGCGAGAGCGCCGAACCGGAGTCCCACGCCATCCTGGACCGCTTCACCGAGGCGGGCGGCAACTTCATCGACACCGCCGACATCTACTCGGCAGGCGCCTCTGAGGAGATCCTCGGCCGGTGGCTCAAGCAGCGCCGCCGTGATGACCTGGTGATAGCCACCAAGGTCCGGTACGGCACCGGAGACAGCCCCAACGATCGGGGCCTGGGCCGCAACCACCTGATCGCCGGGGTGGAGGCCAGCCTCCGCAGGCTCGGCACCGACCACATCGACCTGTACCAGGTGCACGCGTGGGACCCCGCCACTCCGTTGGAGGAGACGCTCTCCACCCTGGACACCCTGGTGAAGTCCGGCAAGGTCCGCTACCTGGGGGCCAGCAACTTCACCGGTTGGCAACTCCAGAAGGCCCTGGACCTCAGCCGCCAGCACGGCTGGGAGCGATTCGTCGCCCTCCAGCCGCTGTACAACCTGCTGGACCGTTCCACCGAGTGGGAACTGATCGAGGTCGCCCGCCACGAAGGTCTCGGAGTCATCCCGTGGAGCCCGCTGCGGGGCGGCTGGCTCAGCGGCTCGATCCGGCGCGGCGCCACCGCCCCGCCCGTCGGCAGCCGAGTGGAGACCGCCGAACGGCTCGGCTGGGGTGAGTCCTGGAGCGCCTACCAGGACGAGCGCACCTGGCGCGTCCTGGATGCCCTGTTCGATGTGTCCGACCGCGTCGGGCTGACCCCCGCACAGGTCGCCGTCGCCTGGCTCGGCGGCCGCCCCACCGTCACCGCCCCCATCGTCGGAGCCCGCACCCTCGACCAACTCGACAACCTGCTCGGGGCAGCAGGTGTCGACCTCGACCCGGCCGATGCTGCCCTCCTCACCGAGGCCGGCGACCAGACCCTCCCGTACCCGTACAGCGTCATTGCCACCAACCCGGCCGAGCGCTGA
- a CDS encoding response regulator transcription factor, whose translation MTVRVLVADDQDLVRTGLSMILDAQPDIEVVGQAADGHATVELAHRLRPDVCLVDIQMPGLNGIEVTELLAGRGVPDPIAVVVITTFDLDEYVHGALRAGARGFLLKDAGPQLLVQAVHAAAVGDALIAPNITRRLLATLAAREPSSRRTQPIEPLTEREEEVLTLVARGRTNAEIAAELFIGLTTAKTHVASLLTKIGARNRVEIAMWAYDTGRVGD comes from the coding sequence ATGACGGTGCGCGTTCTGGTGGCCGACGACCAAGATCTGGTGCGCACCGGCCTGTCGATGATCCTTGACGCGCAGCCCGACATCGAGGTCGTCGGCCAGGCCGCCGACGGCCACGCCACCGTCGAGCTGGCGCATCGGCTCCGCCCCGACGTGTGCCTGGTCGACATCCAGATGCCCGGGCTCAACGGCATCGAGGTGACCGAGCTCCTCGCAGGGCGGGGCGTCCCAGACCCGATCGCGGTAGTGGTGATCACGACATTCGACCTCGACGAGTACGTCCACGGCGCGCTCCGGGCCGGCGCCCGAGGCTTTCTGCTGAAGGACGCCGGGCCACAGCTGCTCGTCCAGGCCGTCCATGCCGCCGCCGTCGGCGATGCCCTGATCGCGCCGAACATCACCCGGCGGCTGCTAGCCACCCTCGCCGCCAGGGAACCGTCGAGCCGACGGACCCAACCGATCGAGCCGCTCACCGAACGCGAGGAGGAGGTACTGACGCTGGTCGCCCGTGGCCGCACGAACGCCGAGATCGCCGCCGAGCTCTTCATCGGCTTGACGACCGCCAAAACCCACGTCGCCAGCCTGCTGACCAAAATCGGCGCCCGAAACAGGGTCGAGATCGCGATGTGGGCGTACGACACCGGCCGAGTGGGGGACTGA
- a CDS encoding glycosyltransferase family 4 protein: protein MITVRTSRPYRYDLTVVLTYYLPYTSGLTEVARTVADGLAARGRRVAVVASQHDPSSPVRECVNGVDVFRAPVAARIGRGVLSPGFLPLAARLARASRVVNIHLPMLEAGPLALLTGRTPVVATHHDDVWLPPGRFAGLQVPVVDASVATALRRSAAVVVNNVDHAEHSRHWPLMRDRLAVIAPPCRERGPAIASFREGPGPHFGFLGRIAPEKGLHHLVDAFRTIEDPDARLLIAGDYSKVAGGSVVGALRARSADDPRIRFTGFLAEHRIAEFYASLDVFALPSVAEESFGISQTEAMMMGVPSVASDAPGMRVPITSTGFGRLFPPGDPGALAAALLEAAALSPQQRTEGGRATRARYGTDGCLDSYDALLRKLGVTGRVTA, encoded by the coding sequence ATGATCACTGTTCGGACTTCGCGCCCCTACCGCTACGACCTGACCGTTGTCCTCACCTACTACCTGCCGTACACCAGCGGGCTGACCGAGGTCGCCCGGACGGTCGCGGATGGGCTGGCGGCACGTGGCCGGCGCGTCGCGGTCGTCGCATCCCAACACGACCCGTCCTCGCCCGTACGGGAGTGCGTCAACGGGGTGGACGTGTTCCGTGCTCCCGTCGCCGCCCGGATCGGGCGAGGGGTGCTCAGCCCCGGCTTCCTCCCTCTGGCCGCCCGGCTGGCCCGCGCCTCCCGGGTGGTCAACATCCACCTGCCGATGCTGGAGGCGGGCCCGCTGGCCCTCCTGACGGGGCGTACCCCGGTGGTCGCCACCCACCACGACGACGTCTGGTTGCCACCAGGTCGCTTCGCCGGACTCCAAGTCCCGGTCGTGGACGCCTCGGTGGCCACCGCGCTGCGTCGCTCCGCGGCCGTCGTGGTCAACAACGTCGACCACGCCGAGCACTCCCGCCACTGGCCGCTCATGCGCGATCGGCTCGCGGTGATCGCCCCGCCCTGCCGGGAGCGGGGGCCGGCCATCGCCTCCTTCCGGGAAGGGCCGGGCCCGCACTTCGGGTTCCTCGGACGGATCGCCCCCGAAAAGGGCCTGCACCACCTAGTCGACGCCTTCCGCACCATCGAGGACCCCGACGCCCGGCTGTTGATCGCGGGGGACTACTCCAAGGTCGCCGGCGGCAGCGTGGTCGGTGCGTTGCGCGCGCGCTCCGCGGACGATCCACGGATTCGCTTCACCGGATTTCTCGCCGAGCACCGCATAGCCGAGTTCTACGCATCGTTGGACGTCTTCGCGCTGCCGTCGGTGGCCGAGGAGTCCTTCGGCATCTCGCAGACCGAGGCGATGATGATGGGCGTCCCCTCGGTCGCCAGCGACGCTCCCGGCATGCGGGTACCGATCACCAGCACCGGCTTCGGTCGGCTCTTCCCGCCCGGTGACCCCGGCGCCCTCGCCGCAGCCCTGCTGGAGGCCGCCGCCCTGTCACCGCAGCAGCGGACCGAGGGCGGTCGGGCCACCCGGGCCCGGTACGGCACCGACGGCTGCCTGGACAGCTACGACGCGCTCCTGAGGAAGCTTGGTGTCACCGGCCGGGTGACTGCATGA
- a CDS encoding endonuclease/exonuclease/phosphatase family protein has protein sequence MTIGPLALGAAALWTGYLLADQLLSGRWWGWLLPSLAPPPLFVAVPVLLGALGLGAGGPAGLAAAALAAGALITGAGRSGLQRPRLRRGPAPPEGALRLVSWNTQHWCQRTDPELFYPYLRQLDADVYLLQEYHHDQFDGTYTLIDEEDLLRATFPEYGIVTARGLVTMSRLPVVDVVETAARRTLRVDLRLPDGGVFTTFNVHIPVQLWLISPLRVEFYRAVRTRAADREREYRGLTTDVADCPHPALIAGDFNTTPAMGEARKIAQLGRDTVHMTGQLYPASWRLRPGVQWWRLDWVLTTPGARVHTYRFRDPGDLSDHRVQEVTVTLDGAFRPSR, from the coding sequence ATGACGATCGGCCCGCTCGCCCTCGGGGCAGCCGCCCTGTGGACCGGCTACCTCCTGGCCGACCAGCTGCTCAGCGGGCGGTGGTGGGGCTGGCTACTGCCCTCGCTGGCCCCGCCGCCACTCTTCGTGGCCGTGCCCGTCCTCCTCGGCGCGCTCGGCCTCGGAGCCGGTGGGCCAGCGGGCCTGGCCGCCGCCGCACTGGCCGCCGGAGCCCTGATCACGGGTGCGGGCCGCAGCGGGCTACAACGGCCCCGGCTGCGGCGAGGGCCCGCCCCGCCCGAGGGCGCGCTGAGACTGGTCTCCTGGAACACCCAGCACTGGTGCCAGCGAACCGACCCGGAGCTGTTCTACCCCTACCTGCGGCAACTCGACGCCGATGTCTATCTGTTGCAGGAGTACCACCACGACCAATTCGACGGCACCTACACGCTCATCGACGAGGAGGACCTGCTCCGCGCCACCTTCCCCGAGTACGGGATCGTCACCGCCCGGGGGCTGGTCACCATGTCCCGGCTGCCGGTGGTCGACGTCGTGGAGACCGCCGCCCGACGCACCCTACGAGTCGACCTGCGGCTGCCGGACGGGGGAGTGTTCACCACCTTCAACGTGCACATCCCCGTTCAGTTGTGGCTGATCAGCCCGCTGCGGGTCGAGTTCTACCGGGCGGTGCGCACCCGGGCCGCCGACCGTGAGCGCGAGTACCGGGGACTGACAACGGATGTCGCCGACTGTCCGCACCCGGCCCTGATCGCCGGCGACTTCAACACGACTCCGGCCATGGGGGAAGCCCGCAAGATCGCTCAACTCGGCCGGGACACCGTGCATATGACAGGCCAGCTGTATCCTGCATCGTGGCGGCTGCGCCCCGGCGTGCAGTGGTGGCGGCTGGACTGGGTACTGACCACACCTGGTGCGCGGGTACACACCTACCGGTTCCGCGACCCTGGGGACCTGTCCGACCACCGTGTGCAGGAGGTGACCGTCACCCTGGACGGTGCATTCCGGCCGTCTCGCTGA
- a CDS encoding DUF6326 family protein, which yields MRTHQPTTLDDQRISVRAKLAAAWTSFMFLYVYVDILALFKPGVIDDILVGVVWEFDISQTLLTTFLALMAIPILMVVLSMTLPARANRITNLIVASIQIPFAAFNAVGESWTYFYGLGVALEVVVLALILRYAWTWPSTTPSATMATSPGRETTRAQQQA from the coding sequence ATGAGGACACATCAACCCACCACACTGGACGACCAGCGGATCTCGGTGAGAGCCAAGCTCGCCGCAGCGTGGACAAGCTTCATGTTCCTGTACGTCTACGTGGACATTCTCGCCTTGTTCAAGCCCGGCGTCATCGATGACATCCTGGTCGGCGTCGTCTGGGAGTTCGACATCAGCCAGACGTTGTTGACCACCTTCCTCGCGCTCATGGCGATCCCGATCCTCATGGTCGTCCTGTCGATGACGCTGCCCGCCCGGGCGAACCGCATCACGAACCTCATCGTGGCCTCGATACAGATCCCCTTCGCGGCATTCAACGCGGTGGGCGAGTCCTGGACGTACTTCTACGGCCTTGGCGTCGCGCTGGAAGTGGTCGTTCTCGCCCTCATCCTGCGGTACGCCTGGACCTGGCCCAGCACCACCCCGTCGGCGACCATGGCGACCAGCCCGGGCCGTGAAACCACTCGCGCCCAGCAGCAAGCGTGA